The Aphanothece sacrum FPU1 nucleotide sequence CAATTTGTGTCTCTAATACCGCAATAGTATCTACATTAGTGTTTTTTTTTCCTCCATACTTTCCCCAATCCAAAGACGTAAAATATTAGGAATAGATAACTCTTGTGAACCGGCCCCTAAACCCACTTTTTCTAACTTCATTTGAGGAGATTCACCAAAACTTAATGCTAGACTAATAGCGATCGCGGCCCCAGTCGGTGTCACTAATTCTTTGTCAATACCATTACTATAAATAGGTACTTGACGGGACTCCCATAACTTCATCACTGCCGGAACAGGTACAGGTAAACGCCCATGGGCCGCCCAAACCGTCCCTCCACCCGTAGGCATCCCAGAACAGTATAACCCCTCAATATCCAACCAATCTAAGCCCAAACAAGTCCCCACAATGTCTACAATGGCATCTGTAGCCCCCACCTCATGAAAATGTACCTTGGACGGTGCAACCCCATGAACAGCCCCTTCTGCTATGGCTAATTGACGAAACACCTCTAGACTCCATTGAGTCGCCCTGGGGGGGAGTTTTGCTTGTTCAATCATCAATTCTATCTCAGGTAAATGACGAGCGGGCGGATGATGGCTATGATGGTGATGGGGAGACTCGTGTGTATGGGGAGTCGAGGTAACTAATTCTACATGAACCTTAGTAGCTAATTGTCCCTGACGGTGAACCTTTTCAGCCCAAAGACGGTATTCATCAGCTATTCCTAACCCCTGAAGTTGCTCAATTAAGTATTCTAAAGGAACACCGCTATCAACCAAGGCCCCTAAACACATATCTCCAGCAATACCCGTCGGACACTCTAAATAGGCTATTTTTTTCATAACAATGGCTACTCTATATACACTTCATCCTTATAATCCTCAACCTCGTCGTATTGAAGAAATTTGTCAATCCCTAAGACAAGGGGCGATTATGCTTTATCCTACTGATACAGTTTATGCGATCGGTTGCGATCTTAATAGCAAATCTGCCGTACAACGAGTCAGACAAATCAAGCAATTATCTAATGATAAACCCTTGACGTTCCTGTGTTCTTCTCTCTCAAATATTTCTGAATATGCTTCCGTTAGTGATAGCGCTTATCGTATTATGAAAAGGTTAATTCCTGGCCCCTATACCTTTGTTCTTCCTACTACCAAATTAGTGCCTAAATTGGTCATGAGTCCTAAACGGAAAACCACAGGTATTCGTGTTCCTGATCATCCCATTTGTCAGACCTTATTGCAAGGCTTAGGTAATCCTATTATTTCTACTTCTGCCCATTTAGCAGACGAAACAGGAGGTTTTCCAACTATTGGGTTAGATAAATTTCTCTTATTTGACGAATTGGATAAACAGGTAGATTTAATTATTGATAATGAATTAGAACCTGGGTTTGATGTCTCTACCATTGTAGATATGACCGGTGATACTCCTATGGTGATTCGTAAGGGGTTAGGATGGGAAGAATTACAAAATTGGGTAACTGTTACCGTTTAAAGGTACACTAGATAGCAATTATTTTTCTTGTTATTTTATCTATAACAATTTCCTATGAAAGTGACTCCTACTGCTATTCCTGATGTTTTGATTATTGAACCCCGTGTTTTTGGCGATGATCGAGGCTTTTTTTACGAAAGTTATAATCATCAACAGTTTATCGATGCTACAGGAGTTACTATCAATTTTGTGCAAGATAATCACTCCCGTTCCTTAAAAAATGTGTTGCGAGGATTACATTATCAAATTCAGCAACCTCAAGGAAAATTAGTCAGAGTTGTGGTGGGAGAAGTGTTTGATGTTGCAGTAGATATTCGTCAAAGTTCCCCGACTTTTGGCCAATGGGTAGGATGTCTTTTGAGTGCGGAAAATAAGCGGCAATTTTGGGTTCCTCAAGGATTTGCTCACGGTTTTTTAGTAGTTTCAGATGTGGCAGAATTTTTGTATAAAACTACTGATTATTATGCCCCTCAGTATGAGAGAAGTATTGCTTGGAATGAGCCTGAAATTGGTATTGAATGGCCCTTAAACGAAGATCCTATCCTATCGGGTAAAGATCAAGTTGCTGTTTCTTTAAAAGAAGCAGAATTATTCCCATAGTTTTTATTCAAAATCATGAATATTTTAATTGTTGAAGATCAGAACGAAATCGCTAAATTGATTCGAGATACCTTAGAAAGAGAGTCATTTTCTTGTCAAATCGCGTCCGATGGGATGGCCGCATTAGAACTATTTCAACAACAACAACCGGATTTAATTATCCTTGATTTAATGTTGCCAAAATTAGATGGACTAGAAGTTTGTACCCGAATTCGTCAAAAACAAACAGTAAAAGACCCTTATATCCTTATGTTAACCGCAAAAGGAGAAGAAATAGATCGGGTAATTGGATTGTCAACAGGGGCCGATGATTATTTAGTTAAACCTTTTAGTCCTATCGAATTAGTTGCTAGAGTTAGGGCCTTATTACGACGGAGTTTACGTCATGAAATAAAACTTAATAATATTTATCAAAGTTCTCATTTTACAGTTGATTTAGATCGTCATATTGCTACTTATAAATTAGATAATCAAGAAGAAACCTTAGAATTAACTACACTAGAATTTAGTTTATTATCTACTTTTATGAGTTATACAGGAAGGGTATGGAGTCGCAGTCAACTCATAGAAAAATTGTGGGGAGATGACTTTTTTGGAGATGAAAGAGTCGTAGATACTCATGTTAGAAGATTACGCAAAAAAATAGAACCTGACCCCGCTAACCCTTCCTTTATTAAGACTGTCGTTGGAGTGGGATATAAATTTGAAGACCATTAATTTAACCCCTACGGGGTCAACTTAAAATGAAACCCCAAGACACACAAGCTTTCCCACCATCCCACCCACACCCTGCCAAGGGTGGGGTTAACTGTAGAAAGCCTGCCTACCTGTATTTACCCCAGGCTAATTTTACATAAAGTCCGCGAAGGCGGACTTTGTTACTATAGCCACAGGCTTTAGCCTGTCGGCATTTTGGACTAAGTTGACACCAATGACAGTCGTTGACCCTTACCATCTCGTCCCTATCATGCTTATTAAATTTTGACAAGGTTCCTTGCTTTTTTTTTACATAAAGATTAAAATAATTTACATAAGTTTACATAACCCCTGCAATTATGAATATCCTAATGCTTGAACTCGTTGCTATTGTGTCTATGGCGATCGCCATCAAAACCCTTCAGACACAAAAACAGACTGAAACCATAATTATAGCTGTTCGTACCAATGAAACTTTGATTAATGAGAGAAATGTTAGAAAAATTAATTAGTTTTTTACAAGATGAATTAGACGTTCCTAAAGAACAAATTAACCTTGCGTTGCGTCATACCCAAGCAATTCCTAACCAATTACCCATGCAATTATGGCAATATGGGTTAATTAACATGGGTCAATTAGAAAAGATTTTTGATTGGTTAGAATCATAAAATGATGTAAGGGCGAGTTTATTTAACTTTTGGTTTAGAATCATAAGATCATGTCAAAAACCCTCCGGCGGGTTTATCTAGTTTTTTGGTGAGAATCATGGATTTATGTAAAAAACCCACCCCTACGAAAATTATCCCCTACTGTTAACAACTTATACCTATCTGAATTATTAATGAATGCTTTATCAATTCCAACTTGGATAGTTCATGTTTCTAGTGTTATTGAATGGGTTGCTGCTATTTGGTTAGTGTGGACTTATGCCGAAGTTAGTGGTAATCGTTATTGGCAATGGTTATCATGGGGAATGTTACCCGCTTTATTAAGTGCCACCTGTGCTTGTACTTGGCACTTTTTTGATAATGCTGACTCCTTAACTTGGTTAGTTACCTTACAAGCTGCCATGACAGTTGTGGGAAATTTTACCCTTTTTGGTGCAGCTTGGTGGATTTATAAACAGTCCCAATTAAACATTTAATACTCAATCATGATAATTTCTAAAGATACTTTATTTGGGGTTTCTCTATTTCCTTATTTAGGATTTTTATGGTTTATGACCCGTTGTCACCAAACCCCTAGATTAGCGTTAATTGGCTTTTATGTATTATTAATCTTTGTGGCGGTAACTATTCCAGCCGGAATTTATGCTAAAGTTCACTATCACGAAGCATTGGCTAATATTGATTGGTTACATGGCAGTGCCGAATCTTTTTTAAGTATATCTAATATTTTAGTTGTCTTGGGATTTCGTCAAGCTATTATTAATCAACAAAAAGAGAAAACCTAGAAGAAGTTTTGTGATGCCAGAAATAAGCCGTTTTTTAGGAATTATTATCACAATGTATTACAATGACCATCCGCCTCCTCATTTCCATGTCCGTTATAACCAACAAAAAGCGATTATTGACATAGAAAACTTTTCTATTATTGAAGGAAAATTAACGCCTAGAGTCCTTGGTTTAGTCATCGAATGGGCTGGCATTCATCAAACTGAATTACGGGAAAACTGGCAACGAGCGAGACAACAACAACCCTTAGAACAGATTCAACCTTTAGAGTAAAATATGTTAAAAGATATTATTGAAGTTCAACCTAGAGAAAATTATCAACTTTATATTAAATTTGAAGATGAAAAAGAGGGAATTGTTGACATTACCAAATTAGTCCAATTTACAGGAATCTTTGAACGATTAAAAGAATTAAACTATTTTCAATCCGTCAAACTTAACCCAGAATGGGGAACAATTTATTGGGAAAATGGCGCAGATTTAGATCCGGATGTCTTGTATTCAATAGTAACGGGTGAAACAATTTATCAAGATAAATCAAGAGCAATATGAAGAAAATTACTAGACTATTTTCGGTTGTTTTATCTATCAATATTACAACAATTGATGTTATTGCCCAAGATGTTCCTATCTACGATTCTCAAGCAATTTTTCATCCCGTTATTAGCAAAAATGGCATGGTTGCTTCCCAAGAAGATTTAGCAACTCAAGCAGGATTAGAAGTATTAAAAGAAGGAGGAAATGCGATTGATGCAGCAGTAACTGTTGGCTTTACTTTAGCCGTTACTTTACCACGTGCTGGTAATTTAGGGGGTGGAGGATTTATGTTAATTCACTTAACTAAGCAACAACAAACCATTGCCCTTGATTATAGAGAAAAAGCCCCCCTTGCTGCTACAGAAAATATGTTTCTTGATGAAAATAGCAACGTTGATCAAAAAAAAGTAAGATTTAGTCATCAAGCTGTCGGGGTTCCCGGTACGGTTGCCGGGTTAGCAATGGCCTTAGAAAAATATGGCACAATTTCACTAAA carries:
- the larC gene encoding nickel pincer cofactor biosynthesis protein LarC, which produces MKKIAYLECPTGIAGDMCLGALVDSGVPLEYLIEQLQGLGIADEYRLWAEKVHRQGQLATKVHVELVTSTPHTHESPHHHHSHHPPARHLPEIELMIEQAKLPPRATQWSLEVFRQLAIAEGAVHGVAPSKVHFHEVGATDAIVDIVGTCLGLDWLDIEGLYCSGMPTGGGTVWAAHGRLPVPVPAVMKLWESRQVPIYSNGIDKELVTPTGAAIAISLALSFGESPQMKLEKVGLGAGSQELSIPNILRLWIGESMEEKKTLM
- a CDS encoding L-threonylcarbamoyladenylate synthase gives rise to the protein MATLYTLHPYNPQPRRIEEICQSLRQGAIMLYPTDTVYAIGCDLNSKSAVQRVRQIKQLSNDKPLTFLCSSLSNISEYASVSDSAYRIMKRLIPGPYTFVLPTTKLVPKLVMSPKRKTTGIRVPDHPICQTLLQGLGNPIISTSAHLADETGGFPTIGLDKFLLFDELDKQVDLIIDNELEPGFDVSTIVDMTGDTPMVIRKGLGWEELQNWVTVTV
- the rfbC gene encoding dTDP-4-dehydrorhamnose 3,5-epimerase, yielding MKVTPTAIPDVLIIEPRVFGDDRGFFYESYNHQQFIDATGVTINFVQDNHSRSLKNVLRGLHYQIQQPQGKLVRVVVGEVFDVAVDIRQSSPTFGQWVGCLLSAENKRQFWVPQGFAHGFLVVSDVAEFLYKTTDYYAPQYERSIAWNEPEIGIEWPLNEDPILSGKDQVAVSLKEAELFP
- a CDS encoding response regulator transcription factor, whose amino-acid sequence is MNILIVEDQNEIAKLIRDTLERESFSCQIASDGMAALELFQQQQPDLIILDLMLPKLDGLEVCTRIRQKQTVKDPYILMLTAKGEEIDRVIGLSTGADDYLVKPFSPIELVARVRALLRRSLRHEIKLNNIYQSSHFTVDLDRHIATYKLDNQEETLELTTLEFSLLSTFMSYTGRVWSRSQLIEKLWGDDFFGDERVVDTHVRRLRKKIEPDPANPSFIKTVVGVGYKFEDH
- a CDS encoding DUF2949 domain-containing protein, which codes for MLEKLISFLQDELDVPKEQINLALRHTQAIPNQLPMQLWQYGLINMGQLEKIFDWLES
- a CDS encoding DUF2499 domain-containing protein, producing MNALSIPTWIVHVSSVIEWVAAIWLVWTYAEVSGNRYWQWLSWGMLPALLSATCACTWHFFDNADSLTWLVTLQAAMTVVGNFTLFGAAWWIYKQSQLNI
- a CDS encoding DUF3593 domain-containing protein, with protein sequence MIISKDTLFGVSLFPYLGFLWFMTRCHQTPRLALIGFYVLLIFVAVTIPAGIYAKVHYHEALANIDWLHGSAESFLSISNILVVLGFRQAIINQQKEKT
- a CDS encoding DUF4160 domain-containing protein produces the protein MPEISRFLGIIITMYYNDHPPPHFHVRYNQQKAIIDIENFSIIEGKLTPRVLGLVIEWAGIHQTELRENWQRARQQQPLEQIQPLE
- a CDS encoding DUF2442 domain-containing protein; amino-acid sequence: MLKDIIEVQPRENYQLYIKFEDEKEGIVDITKLVQFTGIFERLKELNYFQSVKLNPEWGTIYWENGADLDPDVLYSIVTGETIYQDKSRAI